The segment GTTTAGCTTAATTTGAAATTTTGCTGTTAACTGAAGAATAGATGTCAGCTTTTTCTTTTCATATGAGATAAATTCATGAAATTCGGCACCTAATTGGCTTTTGCGGATTGCTGGGTCAATAAAATATTCTTCCGGATGATGCAAGTAAAACCCTTGATAAAATCTACCGCCATTTTTCCAAGCAAATTGAAGCTGGTGTACCATTTCAATATTTTCAAACAAAAGGTTTGCGCCTATTTTTCTGGCAAGCATGGACAGAGAATAAAGAACATTTTGATACATATGAGAAGTAGATGTGGAACGAAGCGCTAACAGGTCGATTTTCATAATGTCTGGAGCTAATTCTCCAATTCGATCAATATAGCTGCTTTCACTTCCCATTTTATCAATAGCAATCTTGATGCCAAATGTACGATAATAAACAAGCAAATGATCAAGATGTTGAGATTGACCAGTATAGTTCCGTTCTGATATTTCGAGTACAATCCGTTTTAAATCCATGCCCCGCTCTTCGTACGACATAAGCATTTGCAGAAATTCCTCACCATCATCATACATAAGGAGATCAGCATCGCGATTGATGAATAGCAGGAAATCTCCCTTAACCTCTGTCGCTTTATCCAATGCCTTTGTCAATACTGCCTTGTCTACTTCATTTTTATATTCTTCTGGTATTGACTCATCTAAAAAAAACGGACCTAAGCTTTCTATCCCATTTATCCCGTTATATCTTCCTAATACTTCATATCCAATTACTTTATGTTCATCAGCACTAAAAATAGCTTGGAAATAAGGGATGACATTTTCTAGATCTGTCAAAATATCTAATGCGTCCATATTTTGATCAGCCTCCCCATAAATAATGACTAATTATACCATACAATGTGGTGCTTTTTCCCTTGAATAGGCATGTAACAGCATATTTATTTTGAATATTTAGCCTATAATCATGATAATTCACCTTTATTGGAAATTATCTGTCCTCATAAACAACCTGAAAACTCATATCCTAATGTTTATAGGAGTCGGCAGTCGAAAGTAGGTTGCCTATGAGTCATTTCAAATTGATTTTTCTGATGGTGCTTCTGATAACTTCCTTGAAGCCAGAAACTAGGTTCGATATAGCTTCCGTCGCATCCGCTGAAGGTGCTCAAGCAACGCCTGTTGCCTCTCCTCAAACGGGCAGGTCTATCAGGCTTAATGTACCATTAATTAAGCAGAATCCAGACTTAAAGTATGGATGTGAGGTCACCAGTTTGGCTATGGTGCTGCAATATGCAGGTGTAAAGGTCACAAAAATGGATTTATACAAAAAAGTAGCCAAGGATTCTGACCCTCTTATCAAAAAACATGGAGATATTATTAGCTGGGGTGACCCGGCAGTCGGGTTTGTTGGAGATATGACAGGTCGAAGAAGCGGCTATGCTGTTTTTGATCAACCAATTGAAGATTTAGTGAATCATTATTTGCCTGAAAGGGCCGTTAATTTAACGAATCTTTCTTTCTCTGCTGTTGAAAAGCATGTATCTGATGGTTTTCCTGTTGTAGTTTGGACAACTGGTGACTATAGGCTGCCAGACAGATGGGAATCTTGGGAGCATAAAGGAAGAACCATTAAAACACCACTTGACCTTCACGCTGTTGTACTAGTTGGTTACGACAAAAATTATGTTTATCTTAATGATCCACTGTCAGGAAGAAAAAATGTGAAGGTAAATAAAGCGCGTTTTATTAAATCATGGGCAGCTTTAAAAAATCGGGCTGTCAGTTATAGATAAATGTTGCCATCCTTGGAAATCATCCGAGGATGGCAATTTCAGTTGGGGAAGGGATGAATTCCTCATACCCTTTTCTTTAATTTATTCAATTATCCGCTTTTTCATTCCTATTTCCAAAGTTTGCGCGAGACAATAATAACTTCTCCACTTCACTAGCTGGAAGTGGTCTGGAATAGTAAAAACCTTGTGCCTTATGGCAATTTGCTGCTAGCAGAATATCTGCCTGCTCCTGACATTCTACACCTTCAGCAATAACGTCCATCCCCAGGTTTTTTCCTAAGTGAATGATGGTTGTAATAATCGCTGCATCCTTAACATTTTCCAATACATCTCTGACAAATGATTGATCAATTTTTAAAATATCGATTGGAAATTGCTTAATATAGCTTAACGAAGAATACCCCGTCCCGAAATCATCAACAGATATGATAACACCAAGCTCCTTCAATTTCCTTAATACAGGAATTGCCTCCTTTGAATTATGCATGGCGCCTTCTGTTATTTCGATTTCAAGCAAATTTGCCGGTATATCATTTTTTATAATCGCTGACTTAATGATATCTACAAAGTTAGGTTGTTCGAATTGTTTGGGAGAAATATTGACTGCAATGCGGATGCCATTGCCAAAAGTCTTCAGCCAGCTGCTGATTTGCTTGCATGCTGTTTCAATGACCCAGTTTCCAATTGGAATGATAAGGCCTGTATCCTCTGCAAGGGGGATAAATTCTCCAGGAGAAACGAAACCTAATGTAGGGCATTCCCATCTAAGCAGTGCTTCTACACTCTTAATTGTCTTGTCCTTCAAGTCAATTTGAGGCTGATAAAATAAGGTCAGCTCCTCGTTTTGTACAGCTTTCCGTAAATTTGTCTCCATTGTTACAATGTTTGTTAAGGTAATATTCATATCAGACCGATAAAATTGATAATGAGCTTTGCCTCTTTCCTTCACTCTGAATAATGCTTCATCTGCATTTTTAATGAGCGTGCCTTCATCCTTCCCATCATTCGGGTACATACTTATGCCAATGCTTGGGGTAATATAGTATTCCTGTGAATCCAAGTAAAAGGAGCTCGCAAATCTTGACAGGATTGCTTGAGCAAAAGAGGTTGCCTTCTGCCTCGTGATGTTTGCAAGAATAATAATGAACTCATCTCCGCCTTGCCTATACACATGACAATCCACATTATTAAATTCTAACAGCCGGTCTGCAACCTTTATCAATATTTGATCGCCAACTATATGACCAAATGTGTCATTAATATATTTGAACCTGTCAAGGTCAATTGTCAGCAGTGCAATTTCTGTTCCATTTTCTTTCGCTTTCTTTATTTCCATATTTAAATCTTCCAACAGTGCTCTTCTGTTATACAGTCCTGTGAGCTGATCATGGAAAGCCATGTATCTGATTTTTTCTGCTGTTTCTTTTTTCTCTGACATATCTCTTAAGATGATATACATTCCTTGTGCACTATTATTTACAAGGATAGGAATAATTTTAATATGAAGATTAAGGACATGACCATTCTTCATTTTTAACAAACTGTCAATCGACTGGGACAAATGTGTCAACCGGCATTTTCTAATTTGATCCTTAAAGTATGTGAGGCTGTCTTCATCAATTAATTCAAAAATGGACCTGTTTAGAATCTTTTCTAACGAGTATCCTGTCAGCTTTTCCCCAGCTGGGTTAACCGTATAAATGGAACCATGTAAATCGATTCCTAGAACGGCATCAAGATTGTGGTCGACAATGGAGCGAATTTGCTGTTCTCTCTCAATGAGTCTCTGTTTTTCTTCCTGTAGCTTTGTTACATCTCTTGTCACAGACACAATAAATTTCACATACCCGTCTGTATCCAAAATAGGTGTCAAAACAGACTCCCCATAACGATTGATTCCTTCTGGCAGGATGACTTCATCAGAAAAAACACGCATTGCTTTGGTGTCATAAACAATACCATATTCTTCCTGAAGGACCTCGGCTAAACTTGGTAAAAGAACCTCCTGCAAGGTTTTCCCAATATAGTTTGGGGCGAGTTTCGCATGCGCATATGCAGCCTCATTTGCAAAAACATAAGTAAAAAGCGGGCCAGGTTCTGCCTTCATAATGTAAACCATATCATTGATATGCTTAAAAATGATTTCAAATATGATTCTCTCAATTCGATTGTTTATATTTTTATGATTTTCATCATTTAGGATCTCATATAATCCATTCATTTGTATCATCCTTATTCTACTTCTCTCACTGCTACTAACTGGTTAGTTACCCTCTAATGTATAAAATAAAAGCTTAACGGTTAATATAAATGAATACTAAAAACTATTTATATACTTCTTATTCAAACAAGATGCTTATCTCGTTTTTCTTAGTATAAATATCGGCGCATAAAGTCTAATGTTTATATTCTCCTCATAAAAAATAAACTGTCAATTATTCACTATTGATTTCAGAAAGGATTTCTTTTCTTTTGGAAAAATAGTATAATAGCTTGTATTCATACTCTACCAGAAAGGAGTTCAAAGATTATGCACAAGCATCCGTCAAAAATGCCGCAATTGAACCCAACGATTGACAACCTCTCACAATCCATTTCAGTAGTTAATCGCCATGCTAAAACAGCAACAGATCCAAAGTTTCTTTACAAGCTAAAACAAGCTAGTCTGCAAAAACTGCTGTTTGAAGGTAAAGCAAAAAAAATCGGACTTCATTTTTCAGGCAATCCAAGAAACAGTCAGCAGCAATCTGATATATTGGTACAATGTGGAGAATATACCTTCCACCTACCTCCAACAAAAAAAGATTTTGAAGAACTGCCCCATCTTGGCTCCTTAAACCAAAATGTCAGGAATCCAAAATCAACCATTTCCCTTAATCAGGCAAAAAAACTGCTCATCGCTTATACTGGATTAAAAGAAGACAAGCCGGATCAAAACAAGCCTCAAAACAAACGTTATGTTAAGCCTGTTTTTAAAAAGCTCGGTGAAAGCTACTAAATAATTATGCAGGAGTACTCGGCCTGTTTTTTTCTATGATAAATAAAAAAAGTCTGCATGGAACCGGATTATCCGTTTCGTGCAGACTTTTTTGTTTTTAAATGATATGCTCATCAACAAGCAGTATCAATTCAGCAATTTCTGGTTTGCTGACTTGAGCGTTTGCCCCAACTCGTTTTCCTTTATGTCTTAAATCTTCCGTAATTAAGGAGGAGAAAATGATAACCGGCAATTGTCCCAGGTTCGCATCCTCTTTGATTTTTCTTGTTAAATGATGGCCATCCATTTGCGGCATTTCTATATCTGTAATAACAAGCTGGACAATATCTTCTACGCTTTTGCCTGACTCATTTATTCCTTCTAAATAATCGTATGCTTCTCGCCCATTTTCAAAGAATTGCACCTTATCATACCCTGCCTCTGACAGCGTATCCTCCAGCAGTTTTCTTAATAATGGTGAATCCTCAACAACGATAAGCTGCTTATTGCTTCTTTCACGAGCACCTAATCTTTTCACTTGCTGCACATTAATTCCTGATTCTGGGTTAATGTCTACGACAATACGTTCAAAATCAAGCAACAAAATCATTTCCCCGTTCAGCTTAATAACACCAATGATTTGGCTTTCAGCCCCTTGGTACATTTCAGATGGCTTTTCAATGTCTTCCCATGAGATACGATGTATCTGGGAGACATTATGTACATGAAAGATAATTTTTGTTTTATTAAACTCAGATACAATAAACTTATCTTTCTCTGGCTCCTCTGAAGGTGGTAAGCCAAGAGCATTTGCCAAGTTGACTACAGGCAGAACCTCTCCTCTCAGCTCCATGATGCCCTCTACATTAGGATGGGCATGGGGAATAGTTGTAATCGGCACTGGGTTAATAATTTCTTTTACCTTGATAACATTAATCCCAAATTTATTTTTACCTACCCCAAATTCGACGATTTCTAATTCATTTGTACCCGTTTCTAACAAAATGCCTTTATCTTTGTTCATCATTCTCGTCCTTCCTACTTGAGCATAATCTACCTATACGTTATATCGTTGCTATTAAGTGCAAACTTAATCAATTATTTTATAATTGGCAAAAGTTTTTATCTGTGTTTGCCTTGAATCCTTCTTTATATCGGCTGTTTTCTGATACTGTGAAGACTGTGCTTGAAATAATTTCAATCCTTTTCCCAAAAGCATCATCACTCTTTCCAAAACAACAAAGAAAAACCCAAACTATTTCTGTATGATAGTTTAGGTCATTCTAAAGGAAAATATTTATTTAGTACTCTTTTGCACTTTCCCATGAATGATTAAGCCGATGACAGTTAAGATAATCAGTGAGCCTAATGCCATTCTGCTTGCAGTATTGCCTAAATCAGCAAAAATAAAGGTAATGCTTCCATATAAGAGTGGTCCTACAATTGATGAAACCTTACCTGAGAAGGCAAATAATCCAAAGAATTGGCCACGTTTTTCTTCTGGCGTAATTTCAACAATATAAGCCCTTGATGTAACCCACATACTTCCAAGCGCAATACCAAACATGCTTCCTGCAATCCAAAACTGCAATTCGTTCCATGCAACTGCTGCGATAATCAATGCCACCACAAGAAGAATCCCAACAATTCGGATTGATTTGTAAGCACCTATTTTCTTGGCAATATAACCGAAAATAAACGACCCGATAATGCTTGATAAGGTAGAGACCAAATATAAAATGATAAACTTTCCTGCCGAAATACCAACTACCGTATTTGCATAAACCGCCATTACAGCGATGGTCGTTGCAACTGCATCATTTAAAAAGAAATAAGCAATCATGAATGTGAAGATTTCACGGTATTTCCGAGCCTGTTTAAACGTTTCAAAGATTTCCTTATACCCAGATAGAAAAGATTGCTTTTCGGCAGTCTGTTTTGGAGTGTCTTTAATTATAAAGAAAAGCGGTAAAGACAATAAGAGAAACAGCAGGCCTGTTGGAATAAAGGAGCGATAATAATCACCATCTCCGACAAACAGGTAGACGGCAAGGCCAATTAATGTTCCCATATAGCCAACAGCTACACCGAATCCCGAAATAAGTGGCATTTGCTCTTTTGTGCCTAAATCAGAAATCATCGTATCATAAAACACAAGACTAGAATGATAGGCAAACTTGGCAAAAACAAATAATAATATGACGAAAAATAATGACATTGGAATGCCCATTATAGAACCCTCGAAGGTTATCCCCCCAACAACTCCCATAAGAATGGTACCAAGAACAGTAAGAATGGTGAATATAATAATATATTTCTTTTTTCTGCCAGTCCTATCCATCAAAACGCCAAATAAAGGCGAAAATAAAACTAACAAAAAGCTGGCTAATGCATTAGAATACGTGATTACAGTACTAGCTATTTGTTCTTGAACTTTATTTGTACCAATGATTTCTTGTAAATATAATGGGAAAAATATCGTATTAATATTGGAAGAAAATATTGTATTTGCCGCATCATACAGGGCCCAAGCGAGTATCGGCAAGGAAAAATATAGTGCTGTACCACGCAATTTCTGTGATTGTGTCTTTGATTGTTCCATAAAGCTCTTTCGACCTCCTTCGTTTCAAAAAAATTTTTGTTTTAACATTTACTTGCAGACGGAGATCCTTTGTTTTCAACCGAAAGTTTCATACTCTATACATTTTTGGGAATTCTCCCCTCCTTTTCCATCATATCTGCTGCAATGTGAGTAAACAACCCTTTTTATGTAAAAAAACTGTAATAGCCCCCCATAATTTCCTCCTATTCAGGAGCAATAAATGTATCATCTTTGTGAACATTGCTCTAAAATCAAATCGGATTTCCTATTAGTGAATAAAATATTCTATAAAGAATTTATAGCGAAATTAGAAGGGGGTTATAATCATGAACGGAACAGCCATTTTATTTAATGAGGATTCATCTATCATTATCATAGAGAACATTACGGACGCTGAACAGAACGAACAAGTATATTCTTGTGGAGAAAAGGTTCTCCTAAAAGACGACATAGATTGGGAATATGGCTACTAAATCATTCTAATGCGCTTTTTTTAAAGTGCTTTTTTTTCTGACAAGGCTATTGTTTTCAAGATAACCTGGATTTGTTATGATACTTATAATCAGCAGAAAATAAACAATAAGGTGGAAAACATGGAATATTTGATAAATAAAAAAGTAAAGGATATTGAAATATCCGGAATTCGTAAATTCTCCAATATGGTTGCAGGCAAAGAGGGCATGCTTGCACTGACGATTGGTCAGCCTGATTTCCCTACACCTGCTCACATTAAAGAAGCTGCAAAAAAAGCCATTGACGAGGATTTCACCACATACACACACAACGCAGGAGATTTGGCGCTAAGACAAGCTGCTTGTGACTTTGTCGCAAAAAAATACAGTTTAAACTATCATCCAGCAACAGAGGTTATCGTAACTACGGGTGCTAGTGAGGCAATTGATATTGCCTTCCGTACAATATTAGAGGAAGGTGTTGAAGTTATTCTGCCAGGTCCTGTGTATCCTGGTTATGAGCCGATTATCCGCTTATGTGGTGCAACGCCCATTTACGTTGATATTAAAGAGAATGACTTTCGTTTTACAGCAGAGCTCATTGAACCTTACATAACGGATAAAACAAGATGTATCGTTCTTCCATACCCAAGCAATCCGACAGGGGTCAGCTTAAATAAAAAAGAGCTAGTGGCAATAGCTGATTTACTGCAGGACAAAGATATCTTTGTACTGGCAGATGAAATATACAGTGAGCTGCTTTTTGACGCAACTCATATTTCTATCGGCAGTTTCCTCAGAGAGAAAACGATTGTCATTAACGGGTTATCGAAATCCCATAGCATGACAGGCTGGCGTATTGGCTTTTTATTTGCTCCTGAAAATATTTGTCAGCAAATACTAAAGGTTCATCAGTACAATGTAACATGTGCCTCGTCTATATCTCAACAAGCAGCCTTGCAGGCATTAACTGTTGGCATTGATGACAGTCTGCCAATGAAGAAGGAGTACAAAAAAAGACGGGATTATCTTTATTCCCGTTTGACGGATATCGGTTTAGAGGTCGTTAATCCAGACGGTGCCTTTTATTTCTTCATTAAGATTCCTGTGTCTGGCATTACATCATTTGACTTCTGTTTAGATTTAGTCGAAAAAGCCAATTTGGCAGTTGTTCCAGGTAGTGCCTTTTCTCCTTTAGGAGAAGGTTATTTCCGTATTTCTTTCGCATATTCTTTTGATACATTAAAAGAAGCTTGTGACAGGCTTGGTACTTATCTAGATACCCTTAAATAATAATAAGGATCTCTTCATAATTGAAGAGATCCTTATTATTATTGCTGCCAATACTTATACAATGCTTGTGTACCGAGCTCATCTTGTCCTAGAGCAGCAAGTCTGCTATATAAATTTTCTGCAAGAGCCAAGCCTGGAGTTTCCATCTCCATCTGCTTTGCTTCCTCCATGGCAATCCTTATGTCTTTAATGAAATGCTTAATATAAAATCCTGGATCAAAATCCCCTTTAATAATTCTCGGCGCTAGATTTGACAGCGAAAAACTGCCAGCAGCTCCTGTTGTGATGCTTTTGAGAACATTATCTGGATTCAGTCCAGCCTTTTCTGCATAAACTATTGCTTCACAAACACCAATCATATTAGAAGCTATTGCAATCTGGTTGCACATTTTCGTATGCTGACCAGCGCCGGCACTACCTTGATAGACAATGTTTGTTCCTAAAATTTCGAAAATTGGCAGTACAGCTGCGAAATCTTCTTCAGCACCACCAACCATTATCGAAAGCTTCGCCTCTCTCGCACCAATATCTCCGCCTGAAACTGGAGCATCCAAGGCATGTATGCTTTTGCTCTTTGCTTCTTCATAAATTCTTTTTGCTAAGCTTGGAGTGGAAGTAGTCATATCAATTACATATGTATTTGCTTGCGCATTGTTAATAATGCCATCCTTGCCTAAATACACCTCTTCTACGTCCTTCGGATAGCCAACAATTGTAATAATTACATTTGCTTTTTCAGCCACTTCTCTCGGACTCTCCGCCCAAGCAGCACCATCATTCAGCAATTCCTCAGCCTTTTCCTTCGTGCGGTTGTAAACGACAACAGGATAACCGTTTGTCATTAGGTTTCTGGCCATGCTTTTCCCCATAACTCCGACACCAATAAAACCAATTACAGTATTCTCATTAGTCAACATCCGATTTCTTCCCTCCAACTTCATAAAAACTATTGCTAACATTAATAATCATAACATATGGATTAATAGGTATTCATTAATAGATGATGAGGATCAGAAACAAAAAAAAGGACTGACTAGTGAACTAGTCAGCCAAATAAGGGGAAAATGAGAATAGCTTAGCAAACTTAAAAACTTTAAGTGCCTGTGCTTAGTTTAGTTTTACCCCCTTTAAGAGCATTCTAAACATTCATTTTCATTTTTTTATAAATTATTTTTTCTGTCTGATTAAGAAAGTTTAGCTGCTGCTTTAACAGCTTCCATAACTTCTTCAGTTGTGGACATTTGCAATGCTTTTTCAGCAAGCTCTTCCATTTCTTTTTTAGACAGGCTAAGAATTTGTGATCTTGCTTTAAGGATAGATGTAGCACTCATGGAGAATTCATCTAATCCTAAACCAAGCAATAATGGAATTGCCGTTTCGTCTCCAGCCATCTCTCCACACATTCCAGCCCATTTGCCTTCTTTATGCGCAGCATCAATAACCATCTTAACAAGACGAAGAATGGATGGATTGTAAGGCTGATACAGGTATGAAACTCTTTCGTTCATGCGGTCAGCAGCCATTGTGTATTGAATCAAGTCATTTGTTCCGATGCTGAAGAAATCAACTTCTTTAGCAAATTGGTCAGCCAATACAGCAGTTGATGGAATCTCAACCATGATTCCAAGTTCAATCTTATCAGCAACTGTTACGCCTTCAGCAATCAGGTTTGCTCTTTCTTCTTCAAGCAATGCTTTAGCAGCACGGAATTCGTTTAATGTTGCAATCATTGGGAACATGATTTTCAAGTTTCCATATGAGCTTGCACGAAGCAATGCTCTTAATTGCGTACGGAAGATTCCAGTTTCCTCTAAACATAGACGAATTGCACGGAATCCAAGGAATGGGTTCATTTCTTTTGGAAGCTCAAGGTATGGAAGCTCTTTGTCCCCACCGATATCCAATGTACGAACAACAACTGGTTTACCTTTCATGCCTTCAAGAACAGCTTTGTAAGATTCGAACTGCTCATCTTCTGTTGGAAGCTGATCTCTTCCCATGTAAAGGAATTCAGTTCTGTAAAGACCAACTGCTTCTCCACCGTTTGAAGTAACACCTTCTAAATCGTTTGGAGTTCCGATGTTTGCAGCAAGTTCTACATGCACACCATCAGCGCTGACAGTTTTCTCATTAACAAGCTTAGCCCACTCAGCTTTTTGCTCTTCATATTCTGCAGCGATTTTTTTGTAGCTTTCCACTACTTCTGGTGTTGGATTGATGTGAATTTCACCTTTCAATCCGTCAACAATTACTAAATCGCCGTTTGAGATTTCTTCCGTTACTTTTTTCGTTCCAACAACTGCAGGAATTTCCAAAGAACGAGCCATGATAGCAGAGTGAGAAGTTCTTCCGCCGATATCTGTAGTAAAGCCTTTAACAAATTGACGGTTTAATTGAGCTGTATCAGATGGAGTTAAGTCCTCCGCAACAACTACAACCTCTTCTGAAATCATGCTTGGATTAGCTAAATGTACGCCAAGTAAGTGTGAAAGAACCCTTTTAGTTACGTCACGGATATCAGCAGCACGCTCTTGCATGTACTCATTATCCATTGATTCAAACATGTTAATAAACATATCTGTTGTTTCTTTTAGGGCAACTTCAGCATTTACTGATTCTGTATTGATTTTGTCTTCGATTGGAGCGATTAATTCAGGATCGCTCAATACTAAAAGATGAGCTTCGAAAATAGCTGCTTTATCAGCACCTAATTCTGTTTTCGCTTTTTCACGAATAGCATCTAACTCTTGCTTAGAAGTAGAAAGAGCTTCTTGAAAACGGTTAATTTCAGCAGCAGCATCTTCTACTGTTTTCTTTTCAAATGATAAATTTGGTTCTACTAAACGATATGCTTTTGCAATGGCAATTCCACTAGAGGCCGCAATTCCTTGTAAAAAACTCATTATTCAGCAAGTCCTTCCTTTTTCAATGTTTCTTCTAAACCATTAATTGCTTCTGTCTCGTCACTGCCCTCAGCAATGATTTTGATATCAGCGCCTTGGCCAATTCCAAGGGACATAACACCCATGATAGACTTAAGGTTAACCTTTTTTTCTTTGTACTCAAGGTTAATTTCTGAATCAAATTTGCTTGCAGCTTGTACTAAAAGCGTTGCAGGTCGTGCATGAATCCCTGTATCTGCGATAACTTTAAATTGTTTTTCTACCATTAATATCAAACTCCTTCATTCAAATAATAAATAAGATGGTTTTAGCCTTTTCAACTTAAACAACCCCATATAATAGTCAAGAATCGTTTATCCATAACTAATATATATTTCATAGCTACTATTGTAAACTGAAAGTATAAAAGATGTAAATTTTAAACCTGTCCCAATAGAAATCAAGCAGAGATTGTTCTGTTTCTTCATAAAATCAACACTTTTATATATTATTTGACCATTATAGTTTTTTCCAATTCATAAGAAAAAATGTAAATTATTGATAATTATTAGGCATTTAAGTTATTTTTAAAAAAGACATCTCAAAAGTAGGATAGCATTTCTTTTCCGATGAGACAATGAAAAATATTGCACATATTTAAAAAAATATCATCACTTAAATACGTTATGTCCTCGTACCTTTAGCTTCGCGGCTCTGTAAGGTACTCATAAATAGCTCCTCCGCCCCTTTGAGCAATACCGCGGTAATGCTTGAAGTCTTCTCTTTTTACTAGCTCAAGGCGGAAGGTAAGAAAGTCTTCCTTACTTACCTTGTATTCTTTGATTTCCCCAGATTTCAATTGTTCTAACGCTTTGATAAATTCTTCCTGTAACATAATCTTGACTTTCCTTCCTTTTATTAGTGCATATATCATTTCTTATATTGTAAACACATATAACTATTATTATCATACATGGATAATGGAAACAAATTTGCACCACCTTGCATAGAATGCCTTTAAGGGCAAGTGCATTTAATTACCAATTTATCAAAACTATGCTATAATAACTTCAATCATTATGATATGCATAATCTCAAACCATATAACGAAAGCCCATAAGTCATGGTTCTATAGTATTTTTCCGAGCTTAGAATCATAATTATTAGCATTAGCATCCAAAAAGGAAAGCGGTTTATTTACGTTTACATACAACGAATTAATAAACACTTC is part of the Niallia taxi genome and harbors:
- a CDS encoding aminotransferase A, which codes for MEYLINKKVKDIEISGIRKFSNMVAGKEGMLALTIGQPDFPTPAHIKEAAKKAIDEDFTTYTHNAGDLALRQAACDFVAKKYSLNYHPATEVIVTTGASEAIDIAFRTILEEGVEVILPGPVYPGYEPIIRLCGATPIYVDIKENDFRFTAELIEPYITDKTRCIVLPYPSNPTGVSLNKKELVAIADLLQDKDIFVLADEIYSELLFDATHISIGSFLREKTIVINGLSKSHSMTGWRIGFLFAPENICQQILKVHQYNVTCASSISQQAALQALTVGIDDSLPMKKEYKKRRDYLYSRLTDIGLEVVNPDGAFYFFIKIPVSGITSFDFCLDLVEKANLAVVPGSAFSPLGEGYFRISFAYSFDTLKEACDRLGTYLDTLK
- a CDS encoding NAD(P)-dependent oxidoreductase produces the protein MLTNENTVIGFIGVGVMGKSMARNLMTNGYPVVVYNRTKEKAEELLNDGAAWAESPREVAEKANVIITIVGYPKDVEEVYLGKDGIINNAQANTYVIDMTTSTPSLAKRIYEEAKSKSIHALDAPVSGGDIGAREAKLSIMVGGAEEDFAAVLPIFEILGTNIVYQGSAGAGQHTKMCNQIAIASNMIGVCEAIVYAEKAGLNPDNVLKSITTGAAGSFSLSNLAPRIIKGDFDPGFYIKHFIKDIRIAMEEAKQMEMETPGLALAENLYSRLAALGQDELGTQALYKYWQQ
- the ptsP gene encoding phosphoenolpyruvate--protein phosphotransferase, producing the protein MSFLQGIAASSGIAIAKAYRLVEPNLSFEKKTVEDAAAEINRFQEALSTSKQELDAIREKAKTELGADKAAIFEAHLLVLSDPELIAPIEDKINTESVNAEVALKETTDMFINMFESMDNEYMQERAADIRDVTKRVLSHLLGVHLANPSMISEEVVVVAEDLTPSDTAQLNRQFVKGFTTDIGGRTSHSAIMARSLEIPAVVGTKKVTEEISNGDLVIVDGLKGEIHINPTPEVVESYKKIAAEYEEQKAEWAKLVNEKTVSADGVHVELAANIGTPNDLEGVTSNGGEAVGLYRTEFLYMGRDQLPTEDEQFESYKAVLEGMKGKPVVVRTLDIGGDKELPYLELPKEMNPFLGFRAIRLCLEETGIFRTQLRALLRASSYGNLKIMFPMIATLNEFRAAKALLEEERANLIAEGVTVADKIELGIMVEIPSTAVLADQFAKEVDFFSIGTNDLIQYTMAADRMNERVSYLYQPYNPSILRLVKMVIDAAHKEGKWAGMCGEMAGDETAIPLLLGLGLDEFSMSATSILKARSQILSLSKKEMEELAEKALQMSTTEEVMEAVKAAAKLS
- a CDS encoding phosphocarrier protein HPr: MVEKQFKVIADTGIHARPATLLVQAASKFDSEINLEYKEKKVNLKSIMGVMSLGIGQGADIKIIAEGSDETEAINGLEETLKKEGLAE